The DNA region ACGATagtgataaaataaaatcataaggaattggtcaaaactgatttttaatacttaaaacgttaaaataaaatattagtgggcatttaagggttaaaactttatttcattgaattccttggacaattttctataaaatgcaatctgtagaaagtcttttgctcaaatagttgcaaagttatgatagGTACTGGTACCACGGGGATGGTTTTTTCTGCTGCTCGGTGcgcattgttgttgttcttgCTCTTCtacgctagcgggctgaacttgttgttgctaAGCATTTTCTTCACTTCCTGGCCATCGCCGACGTTTATCTCCCCCATAGCCTTCCTGCGGGTCGGGTCGAAATTCGCCcccgtcctctcctcctccttcggtcgccgtcgccgcctgcgttttgggttggaacccgtccggtttctcccacacacttttcttcaaggccgcgttccagtagaacgGCTTTCCGTCCTGAGCCCTGTGCTCCGTCGACTTACTCCCTGCCGTCGCTGCCGTCGGCGAAAGTTAACAAAACACCGTCAAATCGCGCTAAGCTAGCTCGAAAGACGACCAAACCCAACGAAAGTTGAACAGGGAGTGTTGTCGGCGATCGTCGTCGTCAGCTGGAGCAGAACGAGACCGAACACTTCCATGGCCATCGATTCCTTACCGAACGTTTCCGCGGCCAGCGCGCAAAGGGCATCGTGCAGCGAACGATCCGCTTCGGCGAAGATCAGCTGGGTTGCCCCACGAATTACGACGGTACAGGCCTCTCCGAGGAGAACTCCGCTGAAGCGCAGTAGCGTGTCCTCGCCGATCATGACCTGCTCGATCAGATCGCAACGATCGAGACGAACCTGATCCGGGTTATCAACTTTTCCTTCATATTCTCCTTCTCGGCGACCTCCAGCTCGGCAATCTTCGCCAACGAGTCCATCTTGATGCTCGATCCAAAAACCTTGATCTCAATTCCCATCAGATCCATACAGGCGGGCCTTCAACTTTTTCGATAATGTCGGTTTGCAGCATTTCCATGATCTTAGCGTCCACCTTCTCTTCCATAGCCACCGGCACACGGAGGTACGAGATCAGTCTGGGAGGAACGCTTTTGTCAATGGACAACTTGACTTGAACGTTAGGGAACTTCGGAAACGGTTCAACCTTCGCGGTAATGTTATCAACACTGATTCCAACCTTGAGCACATGGAGTTCCTCGGATGTTCGTTTACTCAGAAGGCATTTCGTGGCTCCCTTAATGACGAAAAACTTTGCATAAGTGTGTGGCTTCCATGGGTTGACTGACACGTGAGCTTCGAACATTGTCAGCACGCACAACGAGTCCGGGCTTGCGTATGCCGTGAAGCTCCGGCTACAGTGTGACCTCTCATTGTACAGCTTAACCTTGGCTTCAGTCAGTTTATCACATCCTCTGTGATCGTGTTGATTGACGAACCGGAATCGATTAGAAATTCCACTGGATAGGAATCGATCATGCAGAAGATGTGCCCATCACTTCCATTGCTGCCAGAATCATCGACCTGTTAATCAAAATAAACGAAAACACACGCATCAGTCTCGGcttcaattcattttattaaTCGCCAACAGCAAAAACCGTTACGTCACTCACACTTTAATCACTCTCTTCCTACAAAACAAACAGTTTAACAAAAACTGCTATTCTACCTTAGAGATATCCTCGGGTTTCGGGCGCCGCGGGACCTCCTCCTTCCAAGCTTCTGCCTCGTCCAAAGCATTGGCATCGTTTTCCGGACGCCTCCATTCGTTCTGTCCACGACCGGGACACTTTCGAGCGTAGTGCCCGATTTTCCCGCACTGACGACAACGCAAACCACGTGCTGTGCAGCTGTTCGAGTTGCTGTCGTGGTTCCAGGAACCGCACCGGGTGCACACAACGCGAGGTCGACCCGTTCCAAACCGTCCTCTTGGCTTTGAATCACCACGAGAGCGACTGGGTCCAGCAGACCAACCACTTCCACGATGTTTTGACGTAGCGAGCACCTCCTCTGCCACAAATGGCTTTGTTTTCTCCTTTTGCTTGATAAGAATCTCACGATTGTTCGCGTAATTCGTCATTGCGTCCAGGTCCATGATGTTCTCCAATCCTTTGTCTCGCACTTTCTCGTCCTTGGCTGCCATTGAGATTTGCTGCAGAATTTCTTTGTCCTCTCGTTCATTGAACTCACATCGAGCGGCTTGCGTGCGTAGTCGCAGCAAATAGTGTTTGAAGTCACAGTTCGTGTTTGGACATTGTCACAGCTAGACGTGTTTCAAGAGCGAGTATCTAAAATCTTCCGATTCGTGACCAGCGTGCGCGCTGCCTGTTCTTTGTTATAAGAACAATAGTTCGTTTGGTTTCTTTTGTTATTTCGATAACGCGGAGTGAAAATGGCGGAAAGTGACCTCAAGACCAACTCCTTGAAGATTCGGTTTGCCGGCAACTGCCGAGAAACTACGGAACCGGAAATCTTTGATTTCATGCGCGGGAAGATGAAGCTGAAGGCGGACCATCTGCTGTCCATGTACAAGGACAAATTGGACGCTTCTGTGATCGTGAAGTTCAAAAACGAGGAAGAATTCAAGGCCACTCTGGCCAGGTTGTCCGAAACCATTGACACGGTGCTCGAAATagcgttattatgaaaaaaaatatgcactccgagattttggggtctatcgattccttacaccatagcgcatctctgtgcaaaaaataaaaacattcgctgatgtagttctcgagatacagcccttttaagatgttacatccgatttttaataagaaaaccaaaacaatcaatacaatttcagcactttaaagaatatgcatttcgagataaaggtgttttttgcttcatatgactgtcaagtatctctgggccaagtttcagagggtttgctgatgtagttctcgagatacagccattttaaaatgttatttccgatttttcaaagaaaatccatgaaatcaatttaatttcagcattttaaagaatatgcatttcaagataatgatgttttatgcttcatatgactgtcaagtattttggccaagtttcagaaggtttgctgatgtagttctcgagatacagccattttaaaatgttatttccgatttttcaaagaaaatccataaaatcaatacaatttcagcactttaaagaatatgcatttcgagataatgatgttttttgcttcatatgactatcaagtatctctgggccaagtttcagaaggtttgctgatgtagttctcgagatacagccattttaaagttACTTCcggtttttcaaagaaaatccatgaaatcaatttaatttcagcattttaaagaatatgcatttcgagataatgatgttttatgctcatatgactgtcaagtatctcgggccaagtttcagaaggtttgctgatgtagttctcgagatacagccattttaaaatgttatttccgattttttcaaagaaaatccataaaatcaatacaatttcagcactttaaagaatatgcatttcgagataatgatgtttttgcttcatatgactgtcaagtatctctgggccaagtttcagaaggtttgctgatgtagttctcgagatacagccattttaaaatgttatttccgtttttcaaagaaaatccatgaaatcaatttaatttcagagttttaaagaatatgcatttcgagataatgatgatttttgcttcatatgactgtcaagtatcttgggccaagtttcagaaggtttgctgatgtagttttcgagaactacatcagcaaaccttctgaaacttggctgaaaatgctgaaattaaattgatttcatggattttctttgaaaaaatcggaaataacattttaacatggctgtatctcgagaactacatcagcaaaccttctgaaacttggcccagagatacttgacagtcatatgaagcaaaaaacatcattatctcgaaatgcatattctttaaaatgctgaaattaaattgatttcatggattttctttgaaaaaaccggaaataacattttaaaatggctctatctcgagaactacatcagcaaaccttctgaaacttggcccagagatacttgacagtcatatgaagcaaaaaacataattatttcgaaatgcatattctttaaaatgctgaaattaaattgatttcatggattttctttgaaaaaatcggaaataacattttaaaatggctgtatctcgagaactacatctgcaaaccttctgaaacttggcccagagatacttgacagtcatatgaagcaaaaaacatcattatctcgaaatgcatattctttaaaatgctgaaattaaattgatttcatggattttctttgaaaaaaccggaaataacattttaaaatggctctatctcgagaactacatcagcaaaccctctgaaacttggcccagagatacttgacagtcatatgaagcaaaaaacataattatctcgaaatgcatattctttaaaatgctgaaattaaattgatttcatggattttctttgaaaaaatcggaaataacattttaaaatggctgtatctcgagaactacatcagcaaaccttctgaaacttggcccagagatacttgacagtcatatgaagcaaaaatcatcattatctcgaaatgcatattctttaaaatgctgaaattaaattgatttcatggattttctttgaaaaaaccggaaataacattttaaaatggctctatctcgagaactacatcagcaaaccttctgaaacttggcccagagatacttgacagtcatatgaagcaaaaaacataattatttcgaaatgcatattctttaaagtgctgaaattgtattgattttatggattttctttgaaaaaatcggaaataacattttaaaatggctgtatctcgagaactacatcagcaaaccttctgaaacttggcccagagatacttgacagtcatatgaagcaaaaaacatctttatctcgaatgatattctttaaaatgcttaaattaaattgatttcatggattttctttgaaaaaatcggatgtcacatcttaaaagggctgtatctcggaaactacatcagcgaatgtttttattttttgcacagagatgcgctatggtgtaaggaatcgatagaccccaaaatctcggagtgcatattttttttcataataacggtattttgagcaccgtgattGAGTTTGCGTACAACAAGTACGAGTCGACGCAGGTTCGCCTGTCACCGGCAAACGCGGTGGTGAAGTACGTGCGGCTGTTCAACCTGCCGCCGGAGGTGGACGATCGTGAGATCGGGACGGCGCTGTCCAAGTACGGCCGAATCCAGTGGCTGATTCGCGAAAAGTACGGCGAGGAAACGAGTTTCCCCATCTGGACATCCGTCCGAGGAGCGTACATTGAGCTGAAGGAGGGTACGGAGATTCCGGCGTCCCTTCATGTGCGGAACATACGAGCAAGAGTTTTTTACGAAGGTTTGGTCAACAAGTGCTTCCTTTGCGGTGCGACGGACCATATCAAGGCAGAGTGTCCCGAACGGAAAACGGTTAATACCCTGTTGGATGCTAGCCGCGGTTCCTACAGGGAGCCGGGGGGGGAACAGGGGACTGGGGGGAACAGGGGTGTGGGGGGAAGTTTTGGACGACGTTTCACTGTGATTTGGTAGGAGAATAGGGTTTGCTTCTTTGCTTTTTAAACTTTAGTTATAGTTTTGTATAGTAGATTTAGTTAGTTTAGTTTTTGGTAGATTTTAATGATGAATTTCACTTACAAAATAGGATCTGTGAATTTAAATAGTTCGAATAGTTTAGTTAACAAACAGCTCTTGaaagattttatttatattaatgATTTAGACGTTATTTTCCTGCAAGAGGTTTCCTATGATAACTTTTCGTTTATTTCATCGCATGCTCCCATCGTTAATTTAAGTCATAGTGGTTCTGGTACTGCCATTTTGATtagaaaaacatttgatttcagCAGCCCCTTCTCGACCCTAATGGAAGAATATCCTCAGTGATAATTAATCACATCAACTTTATTAATGTTTATGCATTCTTGGGAACTAACCGTAAAAAAGAGCGGGATGAtttatttttggacaatatgacAATTCATTTGAATAAAGCGGGGTCCAAATTCTGTGTGGTTGGAGGCGATTTTAACTGCATTttgaacgcgtttgacactgcTGGTTCGAATAAAAATTATTCTACCGGGTTGAAGCGACTAattgaagtatttaattttAAGGACATTGCTGTTGAATTGCGCAAACATCACTTTACTTTTTATCGGGGTGACACAGAGTCAAGGCTTGATCGATTTTATGCGCCGAGCGCTTTTTTAGAGAATGTTTTAGATTTCACAACCCTCCCAGTTGCATTTTCTGACCATCTTGCGATTATTATGAAAATCAAATCTTGCAGTGATGAGTTTTCTTTAAAAGGTCGAGGATATTGGAAAATAAACAGTACGATTGCTAACGATAGTTCAGTTTCGGATCAATTTTCTGAATGTTTCGAAACGTGGAAGTTAAGACATCAGTACACCGATGATAAAAATCTTTGGTGGAacgtaattgcaaaaaaaagtttaaacaattttatcaaaataagagTTGGGAGTTAAACCAACAAATTTCTAATGAGAAATCTTACTTTTATAGAAAAATGTTAGAATGGATGGATAAGAAAAATAGAAATGAGGAAACTTTATAAGatattaaaatgattaaatctCGTTTATATGAGATTGAATCGAACCGTATGAAACAATTaggaaacaatttaaataatggaaatattttgcaaaatgaaATGGTAAATTTATATCAAGTTTCTGCTCAAGTTAAAAGATTTCAGTCTAGTTCTAACTTAAGACTTAAAGACGGTAACATCTTAGTTGTAGacataaatgttttaaaaataaggtTTATCAATATTATGCGAATTTATTTACCGAAGATAATAACAGTTCTCAGCAACTGAATGCAGAAGATCCTATACATTGTTTAAATAGTTCGCTAGATCAAGATGACCGAGATGACATTATGCGACCTATAACAGTAGTTGAAATcgaggaaattttaaaaaattgtacccGTAAAAAGTCACCGGGCCCTGATGGATTAACATATGAGTTTTATATTAATAATTTTGATTCTTTAAAAGCtgatttagtatttttatttaatggATATCTTTCAGGTAATATGCGACCATCAAAAACTTTTACAGATGGAATTATTACGTTAATacctaaaaaaggtgcaaatagTGTGCATTTGGATGATTATCGTCCGATTAGTTTGTTAAATTGCgatctgggtgcagaatagttgtccgcaaagcggcctcaatttagtactgtcaaagcggaaccaatttactgttcgcaaaataatacgaagaagtggcaagtattgtgatcgatctataatttattttgtcaggaataaaaaaaagtcgatgGCGTCGAGCTATTAAGGTATTCAAAGTCAAAACATTTTAAGAAGAgggttgaaatcgagattggTGAAACTGGCtctgtggcttaatggttacggcttctgtctcccaagcagaaggttcagggatctaatcccggtcggtacctttgaaattttttaatcaggaatttgaataaaaactaaaatgaatcaggtgggattcgaactcacacctttggattgctgctggtctgggacgctaagcagtcggccatcagaagggttacactctagcagtgaattgatccgtagtgttgaaacatgttatctcttcttctcatattattaaatacgcgctgatccctgatttgcctgaggggattggaagtctaaatatagatcgagtttccttcagatgcttgcttctatgtttaggcggggccgaacaatgcccagcgacctcggaattggaccgcaaggagctctgtcattctgaaatgggtcgttggaagcagcgcgagggctatcaccacctaatacccgggactgagataagttgtatcagcattcggcatatacaaagtctgatacaaactatactttcccataatttcgctaccggttagcgggtattggattggaccacacacacacacacacacacagggttgaaatcgagattggcgtgattcgttgctaacatttcaaaatcgctatgtctcacgcaaaacctatgtttatgacactttttgaaatgttagcgacgaattatgaaTAACTTTGAATGGTACctgccaaataatattggatTATCTTACTCTGATATTATCACTGcacatcaaagatacataatctcggaacttccattcggttgatcttctgattcacgaaattccacccacttctgacacaatttttcatcacttgGAAAgcaaaaaaggcctctttttGCCGCCCATCATTTAGTACACGAAGAAAAAGTGGGatgcacttaatttttcatcgaaaacatcaacatcaacatttccaaaatgtttcaaaacaattcacttcagcagcaaaaaatatgtcacgcttgagcttgaacatagccttctactttgtttatgtttacagctgtagtgctgttgtattagtggggagcagtgggagctttcgaaaatcacgttacgcattctgtctattcagcacccagattgcgattataaattatttatgaaaattattgcTGAACGTTTGAAGTTTTACATGGGTAAATTGCTAGGTTTTGGTCAAACAGCATGTTTGCCAAATTCTTCTTGTATAGACAATTTAAAAGACATTCGCAGAATTCTCACTCGAGCATGTGAGTCTAAGCGTTTTAAGGGTTGTTTAGTAAGCGTGGATTTGAATAAGGCTTTTGATAGAGTTAATCACTCCTATCTATGGAAAGTCCTGGAGAAGTTTTGGTTTCCTATTCAATTgatagattgtttgaaaaacttgtaCGCTAATGCAGCCTCTCGAGTTTTGGTTAATGGATTTTTAacttctgaaataaatattagcAGCTCAGTACGACAGGGTTGTCCTTTAAGCATGATCCTTTTGTACTTTACATAGAACCtctgcttagaaaaatttcagttACTATTCCTCCCGTTTTAGTATATGggaaattcataaatgttttagcTTTTGCCGATGATATAGTAGTTTTTGTTAAGAATGATTatgaatttgataattttataaaagtaaTTGATACATTTTCGAAGTATGCatctattaaattaaattttgctaaatCAGTGTTTCTTAGGTTGAACAATGCTAAAGTTGGTCCACAGAAATTCAAAGAGACTGAAGCATTGAAAGTTCTTGGGGTTATATTTGAGAAAAGTTGGTCAAGTACTgtgaataataattataaacGACTTGTCACTAATATCAATTTATCTATGCTTCAGCATAATGTAaggtacagaccatgagtgagcatctgaaacaaattcgacatcgatcggcaatcccgatcaatttttagaacgatttactttttgcctttcttactaaagaaaggtataggttttactttaagccaggacgtcatttccatcttcgtaaatatgtcgattcagcatgaattttaatcggaaaaatcgtcaaaaaatcacactgcatcgattttcgacgcttcgtcgccaagtcgacaagttgtcaagttgagcttcgaatactggcgcgagaatgctggcgcatatatttgctggctcgacttatactcgtttgtagtagcttgtctaccgatgtttcctacaacatgtaagatatcgtagcttttcggtttcttttgccctgtttgtttttgcataactgtccaatttttatttaaaaacttttgtgacataggacattcatccggctacaatctatttgttttccgtgggctccgaaaatcgcctaaaagtagactcaattttttcgtgatttcgtaagtttatttaacagggttcattggattccaataggagctttctaagcttttcatcgtttatatcgttttcaaagttttcaatgctggcgacgccaatggctttctacctaaggcactcgtgattgagtgtgtagtggtgcggttgtaaaaatagctatctctgactctgtcacattcgtagaagctgaatggctatcttccctgcaccgtgcggcacacgcggttcacttataCCTCGGTTTTTCTTTGCGCCTACCGCGGTGTgcattgtcactggcgcatgtgaagcttgctatgctcgtgtttgtcataaacgcttgtttgattaagaatatgtacgattaaaaatattcttttggtgaaattggcgttttttgtttcttttggaaatcatatcatttataatactttgctttcatcataagactttcttcttcttctaaacaaagtcaatgttatgaattgaaagaagttctaccatcgttatattctttagtaagaaaggctctatctcaccccaggtgggattaaatcgggtttttaaatTAGATAGGAAACaactttatttagattttttcaagggAGGTCTTAGGCTTGTTGATCCAGAAGCAAAATATAAGGcattatttctgaaaaacattttttataatttaaatgcaCATGGAACACAACTGGATGAAAGTTATTTGATAGATTTAGATTCACCGCAGAAACTTACACGTAATGCAAGGGAATGGTTGAATGAAGGGAAGGGAGTTGTTGCTaatcataatttaaatactGTAAAATTGATGTATAATTATTTTGTTTCGCTTAATAGTGAATCACCAGCTATTGaagggaaattgagtttaaagtGGACTTTCATTTGGAAAAATTGTAGTGAAAGCTTCCTCGAAATGAAAGATCGCGCAAAAATGTTTGGTTTCGTAAATGATTTGTTACCTAACAAAGAAAAATTATTAAGTTACAATATTGGAAATTTGACGTCAGCTGTATGCGACAAATGTGGTGGAATTGATTCTAATTCACACAGAATAAAAGAGTGCCTAAGAGCAAAGGAAGTGTGGGAATGGAGTAGTCGTATTGTCCAAAATCGATATAAAATGAATGTAGTTGATTTAGAGGATATTCTTCAATTAGATCTCGATGAGAAAAGCGAATCAGAAAAGGCAGCTTTATGGCTTGCAGTAAAAACAATAAGTTACAATTTGAGAGTATCAGAACCGTAAttatttgtttcgaaaaaggAAATAAGAGAGTATAGATGGAATGAGCGAAAAAACATAAGgattatttttggaaatagtttGAACATTTG from Culex quinquefasciatus strain JHB chromosome 3, VPISU_Cqui_1.0_pri_paternal, whole genome shotgun sequence includes:
- the LOC119770239 gene encoding uncharacterized protein LOC119770239, translating into MAAKDEKVRDKGLENIMDLDAMTNYANNREILIKQKEKTKPFVAEEVLATSKHRGSGWSAGPSRSRGDSKPRGRFGTGRPRVVCTRCGSWNHDSNSNSCTARGLRCRQCGKIGHYARKCPGRGQNEWRRPENDANALDEAEAWKEEVPRRPKPEDISKVDDSGSNGSDGHIFCMIDSYPVEFLIDSGSSINTITEDVIN